A single region of the Vibrio chagasii genome encodes:
- a CDS encoding coiled-coil domain-containing protein: MKNKAITCFFSTLPYSGTAEKQAKLKKSAGHSIRDENAKSETIEWNPDLSHLNEVYINNQWTKLDELSNDDKSQFIESIRLPQKPQEGLTKCKQRKRAYKKKLKAALQSEKGNPEGTNFIAKILGTPEHVPLKLDSLLNEARSIDFSRKKQRLNAFEKYISLHNKLVSFPKNLNSNLVEESIFVIPHRNEVSQDLVCGREMAEALMDYYRLYFKEYEIISVFVHSDERSLNEDTGEHVHLFLNAQNSRTKEWDLRVAKANLAQRMKNFLDHSHSPIQYRKGACFTRRDQSEHGALLQECFRRFMNKNLFIEKGLSMEFNQELQKDKQKVKEMRRQGKQNKSERDYNYHTRMLENEQLQIEQIIALKLEELSQLNQHINEVKNKQKEEQEKIRRLHVDIDLLRSATNTATNQLDTTLTDLSTVKEQLKTAESKALHSEEKNEQLEKSISYLKKVIAKLTHTVIETLAPIFQDLMKSFVFEQRDEKELLTLLERRMSAHMTKLDGNPIQQALVCGMKDALLDNRENLNTASPKKRRMSADREFD; this comes from the coding sequence ATGAAAAATAAAGCCATCACATGCTTTTTTTCAACGCTTCCGTATTCCGGCACAGCAGAAAAACAGGCCAAGCTTAAGAAGTCAGCAGGACATAGTATCCGAGATGAAAATGCGAAATCTGAAACCATTGAATGGAATCCAGATCTCAGTCACCTCAACGAAGTATATATCAATAACCAATGGACGAAACTTGATGAATTGAGCAATGACGATAAATCCCAGTTTATCGAATCTATAAGACTTCCTCAGAAACCTCAAGAAGGCCTAACTAAATGTAAACAAAGAAAGAGAGCATATAAGAAGAAACTAAAAGCCGCTTTACAATCAGAAAAGGGAAATCCCGAGGGGACTAATTTTATCGCTAAGATTTTAGGCACCCCTGAACATGTCCCGCTTAAACTCGACTCTTTGCTTAATGAAGCTAGGAGTATTGATTTCTCTCGCAAGAAGCAGAGGCTGAACGCTTTTGAGAAGTACATTTCACTTCATAACAAACTGGTTTCGTTCCCTAAAAATTTGAACTCAAACTTGGTAGAAGAGTCGATTTTTGTCATCCCACACCGAAATGAAGTTTCTCAGGACCTTGTTTGTGGCCGTGAAATGGCTGAAGCACTGATGGATTATTACCGCCTCTACTTCAAAGAATATGAAATCATCTCAGTGTTTGTTCATAGCGATGAAAGAAGTCTCAATGAAGATACTGGGGAACATGTCCACCTCTTCCTTAACGCGCAAAATAGCCGAACTAAAGAGTGGGATCTTAGAGTAGCCAAAGCAAATCTAGCTCAAAGGATGAAGAACTTCTTGGACCACTCACACTCGCCAATTCAATACAGGAAAGGAGCGTGCTTTACAAGAAGGGATCAATCAGAGCATGGAGCGCTGTTGCAGGAATGTTTTCGGCGGTTTATGAATAAAAACCTCTTCATAGAAAAAGGATTGAGCATGGAGTTCAATCAAGAACTTCAGAAAGATAAACAAAAAGTAAAAGAAATGCGCCGGCAAGGAAAGCAAAATAAAAGTGAAAGGGATTATAATTATCACACTAGAATGCTGGAAAACGAGCAACTGCAAATTGAGCAAATAATCGCATTGAAGCTCGAGGAGTTGAGCCAATTAAATCAACACATCAACGAAGTTAAAAATAAACAAAAGGAGGAACAAGAAAAAATAAGGAGATTACATGTAGATATAGACTTACTACGATCGGCCACAAACACTGCAACCAATCAACTGGATACAACCTTAACCGATCTATCAACAGTCAAAGAACAGCTCAAAACGGCAGAATCAAAAGCTCTACACAGTGAAGAAAAAAATGAACAGTTAGAGAAATCGATCTCATATCTAAAAAAGGTGATTGCTAAACTGACTCATACCGTTATTGAGACGTTAGCTCCCATCTTTCAAGATCTGATGAAATCATTTGTCTTTGAACAAAGGGATGAGAAAGAACTACTGACTTTATTAGAAAGAAGGATGTCAGCTCACATGACAAAATTGGATGGAAACCCAATACAGCAGGCACTTGTATGTGGGATGAAAGACGCCCTCCTAGATAATAGGGAAAACCTGAACACTGCTTCCCCCAAAAAACGGAGAATGAGTGCCGACCGAGAGTTCGATTGA
- a CDS encoding site-specific integrase, translating into MYIQKSPHGVYYARICTPAQLKALGFPFDLKISLRTKDPKLAKVIGLSLVSAVKEAFRTTDSLCFSEFQLHLKGILSHHLNLQSQKQDDRLHLGCITSISHTSKRLSEEKHWSEALEHFLEFKGVQGVSALTVHQLKQRITFFFESTTPSGLSTITAMALMEYIKTLNSSSLSAKSCKDYYAALSQFIRWCATMSLIERNVSADIKATFKKSIKADKQRSRWSESQLSTLFSSEQFQQVDNGFYWVTLLLTYMGMRPNEVCQLRTEDVVVSGPVPYLNVTDEGHGQRIKNRYALRQVPIHQSLIKHGFLEYVELRKNNSKTDLFDYKPLGLNKDWSQQYCQQFGRLLSKIGLKAGQRPTAYSLRHTFIDVLKQKEVAESTVADIVGHHHPSMTFGRYGKQTKLKLMLSAVNQFSLQLGGSHE; encoded by the coding sequence ATGTATATACAAAAATCTCCCCACGGTGTCTATTACGCACGAATCTGTACTCCAGCACAGTTGAAAGCGTTGGGATTCCCATTCGATCTAAAAATCAGCCTTCGAACAAAAGACCCTAAGCTAGCTAAAGTCATTGGCTTAAGCCTTGTCAGTGCTGTCAAAGAGGCCTTTCGTACTACAGACTCTCTGTGCTTTTCAGAGTTTCAGTTGCATCTAAAAGGCATTTTGTCCCACCACCTGAACTTACAATCACAAAAGCAGGACGATCGCTTACATTTAGGTTGTATAACTTCCATAAGTCATACTTCTAAGCGTTTGAGTGAAGAAAAGCATTGGAGTGAAGCGTTAGAACACTTTCTAGAGTTCAAAGGGGTTCAAGGGGTCAGTGCATTGACTGTCCATCAGTTGAAACAGCGCATTACCTTTTTCTTTGAGAGCACTACGCCATCTGGTTTATCAACAATAACTGCGATGGCACTGATGGAGTACATTAAGACTCTCAATAGCTCTAGTCTTTCAGCAAAAAGCTGTAAAGATTACTACGCCGCGCTGAGTCAATTTATACGTTGGTGTGCGACCATGTCTTTGATTGAAAGAAACGTGTCTGCAGATATCAAAGCGACTTTCAAGAAGTCTATAAAAGCTGATAAGCAGCGCTCAAGGTGGTCAGAGAGTCAGCTTTCAACACTCTTCTCATCTGAGCAGTTTCAGCAAGTGGATAATGGTTTCTACTGGGTTACTTTATTGCTCACGTACATGGGGATGAGGCCGAATGAAGTGTGTCAGCTACGTACAGAAGACGTGGTCGTTAGCGGTCCAGTCCCTTACTTAAACGTAACAGATGAAGGTCACGGACAGCGGATCAAGAATCGTTATGCTCTGCGACAAGTCCCCATTCATCAGAGTCTAATCAAACATGGCTTTCTTGAGTATGTTGAGCTTCGTAAGAACAATAGCAAAACCGATCTATTCGATTACAAGCCACTGGGTCTCAACAAGGACTGGAGCCAACAATATTGCCAACAATTCGGCAGACTCCTATCTAAGATCGGATTGAAAGCAGGGCAACGCCCTACTGCGTACTCCCTCCGTCACACTTTCATTGATGTTCTTAAGCAAAAGGAAGTGGCTGAGTCTACAGTCGCTGATATCGTTGGCCATCATCACCCCTCAATGACATTTGGCCGATATGGTAAGCAAACAAAACTGAAACTTATGCTTAGTGCGGTGAACCAGTTCTCACTTCAACTGGGAGGCTCACATGAGTAA
- a CDS encoding DUF3087 family protein: protein MKLQKIDKEEYRKKMNLLLVGLVGSLAVFAIVFGTILIDLFGTTNSIAGESTGNFHLNVLGVILSVALNAFIASRVKGHEYFKEAMYVWNLKQIHNQIYRKLKRIQAKAEQGDQDALVILYFYYTTQKQVYDLDNNTLTIKTVQQSLDKILELSERWSIELDIEAFSKDLIAKF, encoded by the coding sequence ATGAAGTTACAGAAAATAGATAAAGAAGAATATAGAAAGAAGATGAACCTGTTGTTGGTTGGTTTAGTTGGATCACTGGCAGTGTTTGCTATCGTATTCGGCACCATACTGATTGACTTATTTGGCACAACAAATTCGATTGCTGGTGAATCAACGGGCAATTTCCATTTAAACGTGCTTGGAGTGATCTTGTCTGTAGCGCTAAATGCTTTTATTGCGAGTCGTGTAAAAGGACATGAATACTTCAAGGAAGCGATGTACGTGTGGAACCTAAAACAAATCCACAATCAAATTTATCGAAAACTAAAACGAATTCAAGCGAAGGCTGAGCAAGGTGACCAAGATGCGTTGGTCATTCTGTACTTCTATTACACCACACAAAAACAAGTATACGACCTAGACAACAACACATTGACGATAAAAACAGTTCAGCAATCGCTAGATAAGATCTTAGAATTGAGCGAGAGATGGAGTATTGAACTAGATATAGAGGCTTTTTCGAAAGATCTAATCGCAAAGTTTTAA
- the trmY gene encoding tRNA (pseudouridine(54)-N(1))-methyltransferase TrmY — translation MRSFVLRARAAPTESKLILEGVGQDAHTEILAHTLMNTIFVAQSHRENVTVHLVLESTKDFSRTITFDSNEITNIGGFHESALLSAVVRAVDASQGMTKEQTRQVEPGITVRTMSFEKLVKELAEDHQLYMMDKKGDFIRDAEIAENPCFLLTDHIPMPKKSYNSLKRLGTEKISLGPNMLFASQCVVLINNELDIRSF, via the coding sequence ATGCGTTCATTTGTATTACGCGCTCGCGCAGCCCCTACGGAGAGTAAACTTATCTTAGAAGGCGTTGGACAAGATGCTCATACTGAGATTCTGGCTCATACTTTGATGAACACGATCTTCGTTGCCCAGTCTCACCGCGAGAATGTCACCGTACACCTTGTATTAGAAAGTACTAAAGACTTTTCACGTACAATTACATTCGATTCTAATGAGATCACTAATATTGGTGGTTTCCATGAGTCGGCGTTGTTGTCAGCGGTAGTAAGAGCGGTTGACGCTTCTCAAGGTATGACTAAAGAACAGACGCGTCAGGTTGAACCGGGCATCACTGTTCGCACTATGAGTTTTGAAAAGCTGGTTAAAGAACTGGCTGAAGACCACCAGCTGTACATGATGGATAAAAAAGGTGACTTTATCCGTGATGCAGAGATTGCTGAAAACCCATGTTTCCTTTTGACTGATCATATCCCTATGCCTAAGAAAAGCTATAACAGCTTAAAGCGCCTAGGAACAGAGAAAATCAGCTTAGGCCCAAACATGCTATTCGCTTCTCAGTGTGTTGTGTTAATCAACAACGAATTGGATATCCGCAGTTTCTAA